The following proteins are co-located in the Neomonachus schauinslandi chromosome 8, ASM220157v2, whole genome shotgun sequence genome:
- the LOC110586868 gene encoding LOW QUALITY PROTEIN: olfactory receptor 2B6-like (The sequence of the model RefSeq protein was modified relative to this genomic sequence to represent the inferred CDS: inserted 2 bases in 1 codon), protein MSQVNESVPQEFILXGFSDQPWLDLPLFVVFFISYIVTIFGNLTIILVSLLDPKLHTPMYFFLTNLSLLDLCYTTSMVPQMLVNIYNTRKVISYGGCVAQLFMCLALGATECLLLAVMSFDRFVAICRPLHYSAIMHQRLCLQLAAASWITGFSNSVWLSTLTLQLPLCGPHVVDHFFCEVSALLKLSCVDTTTNEAKLFFVSVLFHLIPLTLILISYAFIAQAVLRIQSAEGRQKAFGTCGSHLIAVSLFYGTAISMYLQPPSPNSKDRGKMVSLFYGIIAPMLNPVIYTLRNKDVKEAFKRLVARVFLVKK, encoded by the exons ATGAGCCAGGTGAATGAGAGTGTCCCACAGGAGTTCATCCT AGGTTTTTCAGATCAACCATGGCTGGATCTCCCGCTTTTTGTGGTCTTCTTCATTTCTTACATTGTGACTATCTTTGGGAATCTGACCATTATTCTAGTGTCACTCCTGGACCCCAAACTCCATACCCCCATGTACTTTTTTCTTACCAATCTGTCGCTCCTGGACCTTTGTTACACCACAAGTATGGTTCCCCAGATGTTGGTAAACATATACAACACCAGGAAAGTGATTAGTTATGGCGGCTGTGTGGCCCAGCTCTTCATGTGTCTAGCCTTGGGGGCCACCGAATGTCTTCTCTTGGCCGTCATGTCCTTTGATAGGTTTGTAGCTATTTGTCGGCCTCTCCACTACTCAGCTATCATGCACCAaaggctctgccttcagctggcAGCTGCATCCTGGATTACTGGTTTTAGCAACTCAGTGTGGTTGTCTACCCTGACTCTCCAGCTGCCGCTCTGTGGCCCCCATGTAGTAGATCACTTCTTCTGTGAAGTTTCTGCTCTACTCAAGCTGTCCTGTGTAGACACAACAACAAACGAGGCTAAACTGTTCTTTGTAAGTGTGCTGTTCCATCTGATACCCCTGACGCTCATCCTTATATCATATGCTTTTATTGCCCAAGCAGTGTTGAGAATCCAATCTGCTGAAGGTAGACAAAAAGCATTTGGCACATGTGGCTCCCATCTGATCGCGGTGTCACTCTTCTATGGTACAGCTATCTCCATGTACCTGCAACCACCATCACCCAACTCCAAGGACCGGGGAAAGATGGTGTCCCTCTTCTATGGGATCATCGCACCCATGCTGAACCCCGTTATATACACACTTAGGAATAAAGACGTAAAGGAGGCATTTAAAAGGTTAGTTGCAAGAGTCTTCTTAGTCAAGAAATAA